Part of the Desulfatiglans anilini DSM 4660 genome is shown below.
GTTTCAGTTGGCCCTGGGATGTGTCTTTATCCTGGGGGCGGGTGCGGTGTCCTTTCTGCACGGACTCGGGCTCGAGCGCGATCTGCTGCTGGGAGCGGTCAGGACCTTCGCGCAGCTTTTCCTGCTGGGGTATGTCCTCAAGTTCGTCTTCAATGCGCAGGACATTTGGCTGGTGACGGCGGTCTTCGTTTTCATGATCCTTTTTGCGGCCTGGACCATCCGGGCGCGGGCCCGTGAAAAACAGATCGCGCTCTTCTGGCCGACCTTCCTCTCCATGCTGTTCAGCTACTGGATCATTTCCTATCTGGTGAGCGGCGTGGTCGTCGGCGCCACGCCCTGGTGGCGGGCGCAGGTCTTCATCCCGCTCGGGGGCATGGTGATCGGGAACTCCATGAACGCGGTTGCCG
Proteins encoded:
- a CDS encoding ABC transporter permease, whose amino-acid sequence is MTAAVPDISLFQLALGCVFILGAGAVSFLHGLGLERDLLLGAVRTFAQLFLLGYVLKFVFNAQDIWLVTAVFVFMILFAAWTIRARAREKQIALFWPTFLSMLFSYWIISYLVSGVVVGATPWWRAQVFIPLGGMVIGNSMNAVAVSLERLLSDLRGRRREVEMMLCLGADYREASREILRNAIKAGMIPSINSMMAAGVVFIPGMMTGQILAGADPLTAIRYQIVVMLMIVGSTAIGAFLVLMLVRRLCFGAAQQLLLRPKGG